In Levilactobacillus brevis, the genomic window TTGTCGTTATCGCCGGCCAGCTTATCAATCCATGCCGGAATGCCGGGGAACCCGATCATTTCACCAATCGTCAGGATGACCATGGTCAAGACAAACATCGCGTAGGTCTTGGCGAAGACCAGAATTAAAAATGACAGGATAAAGATCAGTGACCCCGCCGCAATCTGCGAGCTCATCTTGAAATACTCACCCAACCGGTTGGCAATTGGTTGGCCAAACACGATCATCAAGCCATTGAGCGTCCACAACAGACTGTAGTGCTCAAAGGAAATCCCCAGGTTAGTCATATGAACGGAGATGACACTTTCCCACAGCGTGTAGCTCATGTACAGGCAGAAAACCATGACGGCAATCAGCCAGATTAGGTTGAGTTGCGCCGGTTTGGCCGCCTTTTGCTGATGATGCTGGGTCTTGGTGGTAATCTTCATGCGGAAGTCCGCCAGAATAATCAGAAGCAACGCCGTATAACAGATGCTGGCGGCGATGAAGACCAGTTGGACCCCGTGATCCATCAAATAACCGACCATTAGCGTTCCCACGACGACCCCTAAGTTCATCCCAATATAGAGATAGTTAAAGACCTTCCGACTGCTGATGGACGTCACGTTGGCCGCAAACGAATTGACCACAGTCATGACGATCCCATCGCCCAGGCCAATAAACAGGAGCATAATCCCAAAGATTGGCCAACCGTGAAAGAAGATCAGAATCAGCATGGGGATAAAGGAACACAGCGTGCCCATGATGGCCGATTTAAAGGGCGACCAATTATCAAAGAGCCAGCCGCCCAACCAATTTCCTAAAATCATACATAGAGACATTCCCAATAGGGCAATTCCCGCCAGCGTCAGGGTCTGATGTAATTCATTATGCATGTAGACCGTGGTGAGTGGCCACATACACGCTGCGGCTGCGTTAAGCAGGAGCGTTGCCGAAAGAATTCCCACCAAACTGACTTCCTTATTGTTTTTCCACATTTCATGTCCCTCACTTGTTTGAATTCTGCTCTTCATTGTCGCATATTTCCTAGTGAAAGAAAACAACGACGCTCGCTAGCCTCCACTAATCCGCGGTTTTGTTTTTGAGGTTTATTCATTTTATGTATATTTCAAAAAAGATTTGTCAACTTGATTTGAGTCAAGTTTTTCTCGACCGCCTGCCCGTATACTAAGTTATGTAATCAAGGCAAGGAAGTTGCCAGCGATTAAGTCTACGGCGTCCGTGAGAGGTCGTATTAAACCGTAACGTTAAGTAAACCACTTAGGAGGTTTTTATAATGAGTAAAGTAACGATGAAGTTAGATGCACTGACCTGCCCGTCCTGCATGACCAAGATTGAAGGCGCACTGAGCAAGAAAGATGGCGTGGAAAACGTCAAGGTTCTCTTCAACGCCAGCAAGATTAAGGCCGAATTCGATGACAGCCAAGTCACCGCTGAAAGCCTAGCCGACACGGTCACTGACCTCGGTTACGTTGTCAAGAGTTCCAAAGTCAAAGCCCTCTAATCCCCCAAATACGAAAGGAAGTTACCCCATGACCACATCTACGATGACTGTTGAAGACCGCTACGCTGCCGAACAAGCCCAAACCGACCACGACCATCACGTCCCCACGGCCGGTGCCATGACCAACCACATCCTGGCCAATCTGCACATCTCAATTGTGAAGTTCCACCAAGTTCGCTGGTCAGTCAAGGGGCCGTTAGCCCTGAGCGTCCGGCAATTACTCAGCGATTACATCGCCACCTACCGGCAACAATTCGATGCCCTCGGCGAACTCCTGTTGGATGAAGGCGAGATCGTTTCCACCACGACTAAGGAATTCCACGACTACAACATGCTGCAGGAAAGTGGCGCCAAGAAGTATCTGACCGCCGAAGAACAAGTCAGTGAGCTGGTTCGCGACGCGGATACCCACAACCTCTTCATCGACCGGGCTATCAAGCTCGCCGAAAAGGAAGAACGTCCTGCCTTAGCCAGCTTCTTAACCACGCTACGGGGCACCAACAACCACATCATTCGTGAACTCCAAGCCGTACTGGGCAACGACGCCCGCGACGGTCTGGACGAAGAAGACGATGACGATGATGAAGACTAATCTTTAGCATTTTAAAGCCGTGATTCCACACTGCGAGGTGGAATCACGGCTTTTCATTTTGGGCGCGTTACCAGCACACCACCCAAGTTTTTGCATAAATATTTTTTCACCGCGACGCTAATTTTTTTAGAACGCCTTCGTCAACTAGTGACTTATGAGTGCACCAACCACCTCACACTGTCCCGCTCCGTCACGGTCACCGGCACAAAATCCACGGCCGGTTGTCCCAACACCCGGTTGACGCTCTGACTTCCTATTTGATAGAAGTCCTGCGTCATGCTGGTCAACGCGGGCGTGGTGATTTGGCAAATGATGGTCCCATCGATACTCATAATGGACAGGTCTTCTGGCACTCGAACGCCCTGCTGGTGAGCCGCCGTCAGTAAGCCCGCCGCCACCATGTCACTGGCCGCAATCACGGCCGTGGCGTTCTGGTCGCGGACCGCTTGCAGCAGGCTCACGCCGGACTCGTAACTATAATCGCCGGGCAAAACGGCCGGTGCGCTTAACTGGCTAGCCGCCATGGCCTCCCGATAGCCCGCCTGCCGCTGACTTCCCGTGTGGTAGTCGTCGATACCGGCTAGACTAATCCGCGTGTGTCCCCGGTCGATCAGGTACTGAGTGGCTTGGTAGGCCAGATCCCGGTTGTCCGAGCTGACGGCCAGAATGTCTCGCGTCCCCAAATAGAGTGATACGAAACAAAACGGAATCCGCGAGTCCTTCAACAACGCCAGATCTTCTTCGTCCGGCTCAATCGCCGCCAGCAAGATTCCCGTGACCGACCGTTCCAGGGCCGTGATGATGGCTTGGTGCTGGAGTGTGTGGTCCCGGTTACCGGCGTAAAGAATCATCACGCCCTGCCCCAACTCACCGGCGCGCTGCTGAATGCCGTCGATAATCTGCGTGGAGAAGTTTGTGGGCGTGGCGTTAATGATTAGGGCAATCACGTCCGTTCGTTTTCTGACGAGATCCACAGCTGCCGAATTCTTCCGGTAGCCCAGCTCCTTCGCAATTTTCAAAACTTTCCGTTGGGTCTTCTGACTGTACGAGCCCGTCTTATTGCCCAGCACCCGCGACACGGTGGCAATCGACACCCCTGATTGGGCCGCAATATCTTTAATCGTTGGTTTGGTCACGACTTCCACCTGACTTTCTTTATTTCCGTCGGGGCCTTCCCATTCACCATCGAAGGTCCTCTACCGAATTCACAATGATTAGTTCAATTATAGCGTTATTCGCGCTATTTTCCCAATAAAAAGAGTAAACGTTTACTTTACTGTTAAATAGGCATTGTAAACGTTTACTTAAAGTGATAGGCTATAGGCGTTGAAAGAAATTAGGTTTAAACTTTATCAAGGGGATGGCATACCATGAATCAACCAACAGCGCATGCAGCTGGGGTCGCCCAACCGACCGGAACTGCCACTAAGAAAACGGCACGGATCTCAAACTCCCTGCCAAACTTACCATTGAAGACCATATTCGCGATTACGTTTGGGTTTTGCGGGGTTAACATGGCCTTCTCACTACAATCGTCACAAATGAGTCGGATCTTCCAGACCATCGGGGCCGATCCAACCAATCTGGGGCTCTTCTTCATCCTGCCCCCACTCGCCGGTTTAATCGTGCAACCGCTCGTTGGGAAATACTCCGACCGGACGTGGTCACCACGCTTTGGGCGACGGATGCCGTACCTGTTGTTCAGTGCGCCCATCGCCGCATTAGTCATGGTGCTTCTGCCAAACGCGGGGTCCTTTGGCTTCGGCTACGCCTCACTGGCCGCACTACTCTTCGGGGCCATTGCCATTCTATTCATGGACCTGTCCAGTAACGTCTGCATGCAGCCGTTCCGGATGATCATTGGCGACATGGTCAACGAAAATCAAAAGGATAAGGCCTGGTCTTGGCAACAAGCCTTCAGTAACTTAGGCGGCGTGCTGGCAACCCTATTGCCGTTCGTCTTAACTTACTTCGGCGTTGCTAATACCGCTAGAAAAGGGGTTGTCCCCCTGTCCGTACGGTTAGCCTTCTATATCGGTGCCGCCATTCTACTGGGGATTTCGGCTTACACCATCCACTCCGTTAAGGAATACGACCCCGAGACTTACGCCAACTACCACCAGATTGATCCGCAAGCGCACAAGAATCATAAGTCCATCTGGCAACTCATCAAGGAAGCGCCCAAGGCCTTGTGGGAAGTCGCTTTAGTCCAAATGTTCGCCTGGATTGGGATTCAATACATGTGGACCTACACGACCGGCGCTATTGCCCAAAATGTTTGGAACACCACCAACGCCACTTCTGCTGGTTATCAAGCCGCCGGCAACTGGTACGGGATCTTAACGTTTATCCAGTCCATGGCCGCTGTGCTCTACGGCTTTCTGGTGTTGTCGCACACGAATCCCTTCAAGCGGAAGTTCTGGTACCGCTTCGGGATTGCCTGCTTTGCCATCGGCTTAATCTGGGTCTTCTTCATCCACAACCAATACTTACTGATCCTACCATTCTGTTTAATCGGGATTGGTTTCTTCACCGTTCACGTGGAACCCTTTAACATCTTCACCTCTTCGCTAAATGGGTCCAACGAAGGCTCCTACATCGGAATCTTCAACGGGACTATCTGCTTGCCACAAATCATTGCGTCCGTGGCTAGTTTCTTGGTCTTCCGCCTGGTCGGCAAGTCTATGCCCGGCATGATGCTGGTTGCCGGTGTTTCCATGCTGATTGCGGTTATCGCTATCAGCGTCTTGAAGCAGGACAAGCCACAAAAAGATTTGTCCGAAGATGTTCACTAGTTTTAACTTCTTAATGAGGAGAGAATTTCTATGACATTACCAACCTATACGCAAAATAAACAGACGGTTACCTTCGATTATCCGCAGCATTCCCTGCAGCTGACCGTGATTACCCCGGCCATCGTGCGGGTCTTTGAGAATCGCGGTGACAGCGGCCAGTCCTACGCCATCGACGGCAATAAGGAACAGCCGACCGACTACACCCTGACGGATGCCGGCGACCACTACGACTTAAAGACCAGTGCACTGACCTTAAAGTTAGATGCTGAGGGTCACGTGGACGCTTATGACGCCGCGGGCCATGCCTTGGTCACGGATTACCGCGGCGAACGTCACCTGCTGGACAAGGGCATCGACAAGGTCCACGAACGGTTAGTCGAGGCTGAGGGTCACAGCGTTACCAAGTCAACCGTTAAGTCCGCCACGGGCTATTATGAGGTCGTCAAAGCCTTAGCTCCCGACGAACATCTCTACGGTTTGGGCGACAAGACCGGCTACCTCGATAAGCGTGGCTTCGAATATGACAACTGGAACGTCGATAATCCGGCGCCCCAATTGGAAAACTTCCCCAATCTGTACAAGTCGATTCCTGTCATGTTGGGCTTGAAAAACGGCCATCCGTATGGTCTATTCTTTGAC contains:
- a CDS encoding MFS transporter — protein: MWKNNKEVSLVGILSATLLLNAAAACMWPLTTVYMHNELHQTLTLAGIALLGMSLCMILGNWLGGWLFDNWSPFKSAIMGTLCSFIPMLILIFFHGWPIFGIMLLFIGLGDGIVMTVVNSFAANVTSISSRKVFNYLYIGMNLGVVVGTLMVGYLMDHGVQLVFIAASICYTALLLIILADFRMKITTKTQHHQQKAAKPAQLNLIWLIAVMVFCLYMSYTLWESVISVHMTNLGISFEHYSLLWTLNGLMIVFGQPIANRLGEYFKMSSQIAAGSLIFILSFLILVFAKTYAMFVLTMVILTIGEMIGFPGIPAWIDKLAGDNDKGKFQGIYNMAISFGRAIGPLYGGLLIEYGSYRDLFGSVTLLMLLALAAVMIRNRVNQARLK
- a CDS encoding heavy-metal-associated domain-containing protein; amino-acid sequence: MSKVTMKLDALTCPSCMTKIEGALSKKDGVENVKVLFNASKIKAEFDDSQVTAESLADTVTDLGYVVKSSKVKAL
- a CDS encoding DNA starvation/stationary phase protection protein, translating into MTTSTMTVEDRYAAEQAQTDHDHHVPTAGAMTNHILANLHISIVKFHQVRWSVKGPLALSVRQLLSDYIATYRQQFDALGELLLDEGEIVSTTTKEFHDYNMLQESGAKKYLTAEEQVSELVRDADTHNLFIDRAIKLAEKEERPALASFLTTLRGTNNHIIRELQAVLGNDARDGLDEEDDDDDED
- a CDS encoding LacI family transcriptional regulator, encoding MTKPTIKDIAAQSGVSIATVSRVLGNKTGSYSQKTQRKVLKIAKELGYRKNSAAVDLVRKRTDVIALIINATPTNFSTQIIDGIQQRAGELGQGVMILYAGNRDHTLQHQAIITALERSVTGILLAAIEPDEEDLALLKDSRIPFCFVSLYLGTRDILAVSSDNRDLAYQATQYLIDRGHTRISLAGIDDYHTGSQRQAGYREAMAASQLSAPAVLPGDYSYESGVSLLQAVRDQNATAVIAASDMVAAGLLTAAHQQGVRVPEDLSIMSIDGTIICQITTPALTSMTQDFYQIGSQSVNRVLGQPAVDFVPVTVTERDSVRWLVHS
- a CDS encoding SLC45 family MFS transporter, with the translated sequence MNQPTAHAAGVAQPTGTATKKTARISNSLPNLPLKTIFAITFGFCGVNMAFSLQSSQMSRIFQTIGADPTNLGLFFILPPLAGLIVQPLVGKYSDRTWSPRFGRRMPYLLFSAPIAALVMVLLPNAGSFGFGYASLAALLFGAIAILFMDLSSNVCMQPFRMIIGDMVNENQKDKAWSWQQAFSNLGGVLATLLPFVLTYFGVANTARKGVVPLSVRLAFYIGAAILLGISAYTIHSVKEYDPETYANYHQIDPQAHKNHKSIWQLIKEAPKALWEVALVQMFAWIGIQYMWTYTTGAIAQNVWNTTNATSAGYQAAGNWYGILTFIQSMAAVLYGFLVLSHTNPFKRKFWYRFGIACFAIGLIWVFFIHNQYLLILPFCLIGIGFFTVHVEPFNIFTSSLNGSNEGSYIGIFNGTICLPQIIASVASFLVFRLVGKSMPGMMLVAGVSMLIAVIAISVLKQDKPQKDLSEDVH